In the genome of Pseudomonas sp. LBUM920, one region contains:
- the alg8 gene encoding mannuronan synthase produces MSKLKHVLLQSAGWLLFLSLLMGLALLLPASTFDSESKNFIFLIGAVGIWRYSMGATHFFRGMLFLYVVYPHLRRKVRKLGKAADPSHVFLMVTSFRIDALTTAQVYSSVIREAIECGFPTTVVCSLVEMSDELLVKSLWERMNPPDHVKLDFVRIAGTGKRDGLAFGFRAISRHLPDDRAVVAVIDGDTVLAEGVVRKTVPWFQLFGNVGGLTTNEFCEVRGGYIMSEWHKLRFAQRHINMCSMALSKRVLTMTGRMSVFRASVVTDPGFIADVESDSLQHWRLGRFKFLTGDDKSSWFSLMRLGYDTFYVPDAAINTVEHPPEKSFIKASRKLMFRWYGNNLRQNSRALGLGVRRLGLFTSVVLFDQRVSMWTSLLGLTVAFIATFKYGGAFILAYLLWIGITRLILTLLLSCSGHKIGPAYPVILYYNQIMGALVKIYVFFRLDQQSWTRQDTKLTRDLASFQRWFNTWSSRTMTFSAGSIFVAVLLMMV; encoded by the coding sequence ATGTCCAAGTTAAAACACGTACTGCTCCAATCCGCCGGCTGGCTGTTGTTTTTGAGCCTGCTGATGGGACTCGCCCTGCTGCTACCGGCGAGTACGTTCGACTCCGAGTCGAAGAATTTTATTTTCCTGATTGGCGCCGTCGGCATCTGGCGCTACTCGATGGGTGCTACGCATTTCTTTCGCGGCATGCTGTTTCTGTACGTGGTCTACCCACACCTGCGCCGCAAAGTGCGCAAGCTGGGCAAAGCCGCCGACCCCTCCCATGTATTCCTGATGGTCACAAGCTTTCGTATCGACGCGCTGACCACCGCCCAGGTGTACAGCTCGGTGATTCGCGAGGCCATCGAATGCGGCTTCCCGACCACCGTGGTCTGCTCGCTGGTGGAAATGAGCGATGAGCTGCTGGTGAAAAGCCTGTGGGAACGCATGAACCCGCCGGACCACGTGAAGCTTGATTTTGTGCGCATCGCCGGCACCGGCAAACGCGACGGTCTGGCCTTTGGCTTTCGCGCCATCTCCCGCCACCTGCCGGATGACCGCGCCGTGGTTGCGGTGATCGATGGCGACACCGTGCTCGCCGAAGGTGTGGTTCGCAAGACCGTGCCGTGGTTCCAGCTGTTCGGCAATGTCGGCGGCCTGACCACCAACGAGTTCTGCGAAGTGCGCGGCGGCTACATCATGAGCGAATGGCACAAACTGCGCTTCGCCCAACGCCACATCAACATGTGCTCCATGGCCCTGTCCAAGCGCGTGCTGACCATGACCGGGCGCATGTCCGTGTTCCGTGCCAGCGTGGTCACCGACCCGGGCTTTATCGCCGACGTTGAAAGCGACTCGCTGCAACACTGGCGGCTGGGCCGTTTCAAGTTTTTGACCGGCGATGACAAGTCCAGCTGGTTCAGCCTGATGCGCCTGGGCTACGACACGTTCTACGTGCCGGACGCCGCGATCAACACCGTGGAACACCCGCCGGAAAAGAGCTTTATCAAAGCCAGCCGCAAGCTGATGTTCCGCTGGTACGGCAACAACCTGCGCCAGAACTCCCGTGCCCTGGGCCTGGGTGTACGCCGGCTCGGCCTGTTCACCAGCGTGGTGCTGTTCGACCAGCGTGTGTCGATGTGGACCTCCCTGCTTGGCCTGACGGTGGCCTTTATCGCCACCTTCAAATACGGCGGCGCATTCATCCTCGCGTACCTGCTGTGGATCGGCATCACCCGCCTGATCCTGACCCTGCTGCTGTCGTGCTCCGGCCACAAGATCGGCCCGGCCTACCCGGTGATTCTCTATTACAACCAGATCATGGGTGCGCTGGTGAAGATCTACGTGTTCTTCCGCCTTGATCAACAGTCCTGGACCCGCCAGGACACCAAACTGACCCGCGATTTGGCCAGCTTTCAACGTTGGTTCAACACCTGGTCGTCTCGGACCATGACCTTCTCCGCCGGCAGCATTTTCGTCGCCGTGTTGCTGATGATGGTCTGA
- a CDS encoding nucleotide sugar dehydrogenase: MRISIFGLGYVGAVCAGCLSARGHEVVGVDISKEKIDLINAGKSPIVEPGLGELLSQGIETGRLRGTTNFAEAIRDTDLSMICVGTPSKKNGDLELNYIESVCREIGFVLRDKTTRHTIVVRSTVLPGTVANVVIPILEDCSGKKAGVDFGVAVNPEFLRESTAIADYDLPPMTVIGEFDKASGDVLQSLYEELDAPIIRKDIAVAEMIKYTCNVWHATKVTFANEIGNIAKAVGVDGREVMEVVCQDKTLNLSQYYMRPGFAFGGSCLPKDVRALTYRAGSLDVEAPLLNSLMRSNESQVQNAFDIVESHDKRKVALLGLSFKAGTDDLRESPLVELAEMLIGKGYDLSIYDSNVEYARVHGANKDYIEGKIPHVSSLLNSDFDAVINNSDVIILGNRDEKFRALAHNAPHGKQVVDLVGFMSKATSVSGRTEGICW, encoded by the coding sequence ATGCGCATCAGCATATTTGGTTTGGGTTACGTTGGCGCAGTGTGTGCCGGTTGCCTGTCTGCCCGTGGCCACGAAGTGGTCGGCGTGGACATCTCCAAGGAAAAGATTGACCTGATCAATGCGGGCAAATCGCCAATCGTTGAACCGGGTCTGGGCGAACTGCTGAGCCAGGGTATCGAGACCGGGCGGCTGCGCGGCACGACCAATTTCGCCGAGGCCATCCGCGATACCGACTTGTCGATGATCTGCGTGGGCACGCCCAGCAAGAAAAACGGCGACCTGGAACTCAACTACATCGAATCGGTATGCCGCGAGATCGGTTTTGTCCTGCGTGACAAAACCACCCGCCACACCATCGTGGTCCGCAGCACCGTATTGCCGGGCACCGTGGCCAATGTGGTGATCCCGATCCTCGAAGACTGCTCCGGCAAGAAAGCCGGCGTCGACTTCGGTGTTGCGGTCAACCCGGAATTCCTGCGTGAATCCACCGCCATCGCCGACTACGACCTGCCACCGATGACCGTCATCGGCGAGTTCGACAAAGCCTCCGGCGATGTCCTGCAGTCGCTGTACGAGGAACTCGACGCGCCGATCATCCGCAAGGACATCGCCGTTGCCGAAATGATCAAGTACACCTGCAACGTGTGGCACGCCACCAAGGTGACCTTCGCCAACGAAATCGGCAACATCGCCAAGGCCGTCGGCGTCGATGGTCGCGAAGTGATGGAAGTGGTCTGCCAGGACAAAACCCTCAACCTGTCCCAGTACTACATGCGCCCAGGCTTCGCGTTCGGCGGTTCGTGCCTGCCCAAAGACGTACGCGCCCTGACCTACCGTGCAGGCTCCCTGGACGTGGAAGCGCCGCTGCTCAACTCGCTGATGCGCAGCAACGAATCCCAGGTGCAGAACGCCTTCGACATCGTCGAAAGCCACGACAAGCGCAAAGTCGCCCTGCTGGGCCTGAGCTTCAAGGCCGGCACCGATGACCTGCGTGAAAGCCCACTGGTGGAACTGGCGGAAATGCTGATCGGCAAGGGCTACGACCTGAGCATCTACGACAGCAACGTCGAATACGCCCGTGTTCACGGCGCGAACAAAGACTACATCGAAGGCAAGATCCCGCACGTGTCGTCCCTGCTCAACTCGGACTTCGACGCGGTGATCAACAACTCCGACGTCATCATCCTTGGCAACCGCGACGAGAAATTCCGTGCCCTGGCGCATAACGCACCACACGGCAAGCAAGTGGTCGACCTGGTGGGCTTCATGTCCAAGGCCACCAGCGTGAGCGGCCGCACCGAAGGCATTTGCTGGTAA